GAAGCTCCTGATGCAATTGCTGCTTGTATGGGTTTTGCTTGGCTAATGTCGTTTATACCCAGTTCTTCTCTAATGTGTGTTGCCAATGCATCTTTCTCTGTCATTTCAATGGCTACTTGCATTGCTGTTTCTTTTTTTAGTCCTCTTTTCTCATAGATTTGAGCTAATATGTTTAACTCTATATCTGGCATTTGTTTGAGTTCTTTGATTTCTCTTTCAATGTCCGCTTTTTCTGTGTCAGTTTGAGAACTTACGGAAACATATTCACCGGCAGCCATAGATAATGCGCCAGCAACAAGTCCAGCGACTGTTGCTAAAACAATAGGCTCTCTTGTTGAGCTTGCAGCAGCAACTCCTATTGCAAGACTTGAAATAGAAATTATTCCATCGTTTGCTCCTAATACAGCGGCTCTCAGCC
This window of the Bacteroidota bacterium genome carries:
- a CDS encoding VIT family protein encodes the protein MTTDNNKPVITIDNYLDSHYIHRSNWLRAAVLGANDGIISISSLAIGVAAASSTREPIVLATVAGLVAGALSMAAGEYVSVSSQTDTEKADIEREIKELKQMPDIELNILAQIYEKRGLKKETAMQVAIEMTEKDALATHIREELGINDISQAKPIQAAIASGASFTVGGVLPLLVILFAPMKGLEYWLYGFTTIFLIVLGTTAAKTGGSSVKKAILRITIWGTIAMGLSALVGYIFGVKI